TGATGGTTTTAGGGCTCCTATTGGATGGCCCTGCCCATAATGCCGGTGTACGACAGGTATGTCATTTACAGTCTATTTTACTATAAAAGcacttccatttttttttttattttttttattttttttttgcttagcTTTATGCTGTggttcttttcttttccctGTTGATGAATTGCTAAATATCTCGGTTATTGTAGTCACAATTACTTGATAATGCCAACAGCAAGGTTTGTCTTGGTTATTTATGAATACAATTGAAAAAGGAGAGAGAAGCATTAAACTGCCAAACTAATGGCCTCTGATTCAATATGCTTTTCCCTCAAGGTGTCCGGTCCTTCTCACCATACGTGCTTGGGGCCTTGCTTGTTAGTTTGATAGGTGTCTTGTACTGCTTGAtggcttatgatatattttaagtgaTGGAATTTTATAGCTAAATGTGTAAACCGCATGAAAATTTGCTATTTTGAATTGCtttacttgagccgagggtctatcggaaacctCCTCTCTACCTTCATagggtaggggtaaggtctgtcTATGTACACACaccaccctccccagaccccactcgTGGGaatacactgggtatgttgttgtatgaAGATGTGCTATTTTGGCTGCAATTGAGTGTAAATATTAGCGTATACTACTTCTTTACATTCTCTCTCCCCACTGAAAGTATCTAGGTCCACTACAATTTTCTCTATTCTAGTTTGATTTACCATTCAGTAAACAAAAATTAACATGTATCTTTCATGTGAACTCATGGCAGGGAGATGAACTAATATCTGTGAATGGGGTGGATGTGCTGGGTAAATCTTCCTTTGAAGCATCTTCACTGTTACTAGGCCCAACTGGGACATCTGTGAACATCACGGTTGTGTTTCTGTACACTGCCGGAACTCAATAGGTCTATTGTTCAATGACATCTTCATGCTGATTCTCATGATGTGGTTGCAGGTCAAGCATGGGAATTGTGGACCTGTCCAGTCCATTGATGTGGAGAGGCAATCTATTGCTAAGACACCGGTTTTTTATCGGCTGGAGCAGATTGAAAGTGGTTCTACTTCTGTTGGTTATGTGCGCTTAAAGGAGTTCAATGCGTTGGCTAGAAAAGATTTGGTTACTGGTATGTATCTGTTTTTGATGCAGCCCTATGTTGAGTAAAACAACTGAAAGATGTTACTAGTTTAAGTGCTACTAAAAACTTCATCAGAGAAATTAAAGCTATTTTACTTTTTACCTAAACTTTCTTGTTAAGATTGTGATGTTAAGCGGGCAACTCTTACTAGAATAACAGGAGATGACAGATGCGAAGATGCTGACATCAGAAGTAAACATTAATTGGAggatataaaatatgaaatgaaaTCCAGTTTTATTTCACCAGAGGGTTTCATGTAGCTAATGGCTCTGTCCGATAAGCTGAACCAAGCTCCACAGAAATCAAGTGGAAGCACAAAATTTAAGTCGTACATGCCTCATTAAGAGGTTTTGCATGTCTTGGAAGAACAGCTTGGAACCACTCTATGATGACTATAATTGCATTTTGTAGCTTTCAACGTCGTCGAACCATCGGGATATAACATCTTCAGTTGAACTGATTATAGTTTAAAATAGCTATTCATTAAGACCTGAATATCAAATGAAATGCCAGGAGATCGTGTTTTATtgtattctggatatttttgTGTTGGCATTTAAACTGTATAGTCTGATTTGCTAAGAGTATTGTCCATTCCGAAGATCTCACCCCTGAGACATGGTCTGAACTCTTTCAGTTTCAGCAACTTAATGCGTATTAGCTTTTTGTGTGTAGTTTGTTTGTGAAATTGTCAAAACTTTCTGCAGCAATTAAGCGACTCGAAGGCATGGGTGCCTCGTCTTTTGTTCTTGATCTCAGAGATAACCTTGGTGGACTAGTGCAGGTTTTCCTTTACCCCTTATTTGATTTGGTCGAGCTTGACAGGTTACTTGTTTATCAAGCGGTGAATTTTTTCGTTTCAGGCTGGCATTGAAATCGCAAAACTCTTTCTGAATGAAGGAGACACGGTAGCCATATTTCTCATCTTCTATATGGAACATTAGCTATTGTGTGATATGGATATGCTTGAATTATCAGCCTTAAATTCTTACTGTTCAGTAAGAAGCTTTTCTTCTGAAATATATGTATTGGCAGGTGATTTACACTGTTGGAAGGGATCCACAGTATACAAGGAATATTGTTGCAGAAGCTCCACCTCTTATTACAGCTCCACTAATTGTAAGGctcttcataaataaaaattacaattttCATTATATAAGACTCCACATCTCAGATGTCATCTCTAAAACAGCAGAATTCTtcaatattttctttcaattgCATATTTTTCTTGTCGTTGTTACAAGCATTTTGATATCATCACTTATGAAATAGAAGAATCCATTAAAACTTTCTTCAAATTGcatttattctctttttttttttggaatgaaCAATTCCATTAGTTTCGTTCTGAATGAGAAACTTGGGAACTTCTGTTCACTGTCAAATTGAAGCAGACTTCACTTTGAACAAAAACCTTTGAGCTTTTAAGGTCAAGTGGATTGTAGATTTAAGGCAAATTTTGTTTCTAATTTCTCTTTGCATCGAATTAAACCCACATGCTGCCCCAATTTCTTTAAGGTATATTGACCACTGACATATTCAAAGTCTGCAGTTTTACAGTATAAGTCTAAGAAGTGTTAGATATTGACTTTTAGCCCTGCTATATGTCATCCCTCAGCATTAGCTTGAGTCTTTGCTTGAAGCTATCTCAAACTTGAATATTTGATGCCTTAAACTTGCTGAGGTTGGTAAGAGCAATGGATAAATGAAATAAACAGGTATTCATATATAACATTTTGGTGGTTTGTGCTAACATTTTCCTGATTACAGAATCATAAGATGATGCATGGCTGAAACTTAAAGAGTAGATTCCTTAAATTAGCTGAAGTTGCTAAAAGCAATGGATATATGAAATAAACAGCTGATATAAGATCAAACAATTTGATTTTGAGCTTATAGTTGCTTGACTGTAGAATTATAGAGAGGCTCTGGTTATTGTTGCAAATTCAAGAAGACATccttttctcttctagttcTCAAAAGTTACTAATTGTCTTTACCACTCTGATGACTTTAGTAACTTCCAATGCAGGTTTTAGTTAACAAAAGTACTGCAAGTGCAAGTGAAATTGTGAGTTACTCACACTACATTTCCACACCCGTTCTTGAAGTGCTGAACTGTGTTctaatttatgaatttcattTCAGGTTGCAACTGCACTTCACGACAATTGCAGAGCTGTTCTCGTGGGAGACAAGACATATGGCAAGGTCTGAATTTCTAGTTACTTTGGTTTCTCTTTTCAATATTTGAACTTCTTTATTGGCATACTAGTTAGTATTAAGCACATCTCTATAAATTGTAAAACAACTTTTGTAAACGCCTCAATGGTACACTATATTTATCAACTACTCTTCAATCCTAAACTGTTGACAGTATACTAGAGAGAGCATATCCAGCTATGTGGGACTTCTTTATTTCCTCCAGAAAGTGTTTCCAATCATCTAAATGCATAAGTAGAACTAAAGAAATTTCTTGAATGTTGCATTACCAtgatcaaaaattcaaaatgctGTGCTTCTGATGACCTGATTGAATGTGAACCTTTATCATCACTCTTAACCTACTTTCTGCTTTTGCATTATTTCATCCCATTCATCAGTTCTCAAAGAGGTACAAAATCTTGCTATAGACTAACTTTCGTTGAATCACTATCATTGACAAAATAGCACGGTAGAGATAAATTGAATATGCATGGGACTTGGAAATTTGTGGGGATGAGGCTAACTGTACTGGCCTGAGGCCAAAAATAATAGTTGGACAACTAATGCACATGGGGCTCAGACGACCTTTTGTGCAATGCATTTAAGCCCCACTGGCATATTCCATTGGTTATGATTTTTTACGCGGCCAAGATGAAGATTAAAGCTATTCGTCTAGACTTAGCTAACTATGCCCCTAATGAAGTCATCTCTTTTCACATTGACTTCATACCATGAGCCAAAGTATGATTGCTAGATATTGCTAATTCATTCATTTTAGAGAAGAAGTAATCAAGTCATTTGTTTCAATGAAATAACCAATGGTTTCTGAATCGTCTGATAGAATCAATTATGTCTATCAGTTGAAGTCTTTTCGCTGAGTACCAAcctaaaaatttattttcttgatagtTTTCCGGTGCTATAGTCCTGCTTATGTAAAGGGGATCTAAGTGAATCCTTAACTAGTCTGGTGCCACTATTTGTTGTTGCGAGGACTAGTAGCCCTCTATTGTGGCCAGTGTAATTAGCAGCCAAATGGGAAAATAATTAGCATTAGTAACGATTAGCATATTCATTTGTTCTGAAGAGGGGCACACTTAAGAAAAGAGGAGTGGCTTAGTAGGGGCTCTCAACTCCTTCCTGTTCCCGATCTGAGGCATTTCTGTTGCAGCTTCTTTAAGACTAGTTTATTTGTGAATGTGTGTTTCTAGCAATTGCTACAATTATTGCAGTAGCTATTCGGAGAAGTGTTGAGATGCATACGATTACACACGTCAAAGGAAGTGTACGAAGAAACACTATTATTTGGGTAACTAGATTCCAAGGGGACCATTTCAAAGATACATGCTTTGTAATCAATTATTTTGAGTTCTGTTGTTTTAGTTGTTGCGAGGAGATCCATGCAGTTGGCTGCATATGGTCTTTCTGTGAAGTTGGAGTAGCTTGAAATTGGTTTGAAGCCAACTATATCTTTATAATGGTAGTTAGAAAATTTTGATGTATGGGATGGTAGGTTTGCTGGTCTTCTTTCTGAGGTACAACATCACTGTATTCTTATCATCATTTCAGGGGCTGATTCAGTCTGTATTCGAGCTTCCCGATGGCTCGGGCGTGGTTGTAACAATTGGGAAGTATGTCACGCCAAATCATATGGATATTAATGGCAATGGAGTTGAACCGGATTTCAGGAATTTTCCTGGTAAGTGACTCACATTTACATGTGTCAACAGCATTCTGTTTCTCTGAAtataaactaaataaaattttgCAGCTTGGAGTGAAGTCAACAATCGTCTGTCAAAGTGCCATAAGCAACAAGAAGGATAAGGTTAAGGtttctattttcttcttcttgtttcttTATTAACTTATGGTTTCTTATCATGGCTTTCTGTTATACACAGCTGGCTCGTTTTCCTTTCAGTGTCATTCTGATTCTTCACCATGACGGATGGATAATTGGGGTAGTCCTTCAGTCGTGCAACACTCagtttgatatgatattaaCAGATGTTACCTTCACAGCCGTTTAGCTTCACCCTTTGTCTGAGCATCACCAGGAAGAAACAAAGTACATATTGCATACTCTTCTATTGCCTAGACATCAGTCTTGAAGAACAAATCAGATCAATATCAGCAACTTTAATCTATCAAGATGCAGAAACTGGCTACTCGATGATGAAATTAGCAGCCAGAACCAGCTGAGTTGTGTCATTGTATTTATCTTACTGATGGCAGGTGCCAATGGATGATAGTAGCACAAGGTGTGTACATAAATACTGTAACTAGCAATTTACCTGATGTACCAACAAAGCATAttgtatatacatttttttttgtaaatcaGTTCTATGATGGAATTTGTGCCTCATAATGAGGTGTAAACATTACTCATCGAGGAGAGAGACAAAAAATTGAAGTTAATAGTGGAAGTAATGAAGTGTTAGATTCATGCATCTTTAGCCTCTGCAAATGTTAGACATTTGGTAATTTCTCCTCCAACCAGGATAAAAGATCCCACCAAAGCGGCTAATCTCATGCATATTGTATGAAATCTGGTTGCACAGAGAGTTCCTTTGCCAGCTGAGTCGTGTCTCCAGAATTTTACATCTATTTTACATAGTATTCCCAAAAAGTTTATCTCTAGCCCCAAGGATTATT
The sequence above is a segment of the Solanum dulcamara chromosome 11, daSolDulc1.2, whole genome shotgun sequence genome. Coding sequences within it:
- the LOC129872981 gene encoding carboxyl-terminal-processing peptidase 1, chloroplastic, which encodes MRLLHSPLPPPLLTSFSPIKASILPKKSSFNSHHKPLQQIISTGVSLVLSLGLLVSAPISIALESPSLQSSNSSLEVICRENETEEVYDNDTEVSKAVSNESIVEEAWQIVNDSFLNTSNRRSWSPESWLQKKDDILSSSIQTRSKAHDIIKRLLASLGDPYTRFLSPEQFSKMARYDMTGIGVNLRDVPDGTGGSKLMVLGLLLDGPAHNAGVRQGDELISVNGVDVLGKSSFEASSLLLGPTGTSVNITVKHGNCGPVQSIDVERQSIAKTPVFYRLEQIESGSTSVGYVRLKEFNALARKDLVTAIKRLEGMGASSFVLDLRDNLGGLVQAGIEIAKLFLNEGDTVIYTVGRDPQYTRNIVAEAPPLITAPLIVLVNKSTASASEIVATALHDNCRAVLVGDKTYGKGLIQSVFELPDGSGVVVTIGKYVTPNHMDINGNGVEPDFRNFPAWSEVNNRLSKCHKQQEG